The segment TGGACTTTCACCAACAACGAGAGGAGCTGGTGATATTAaggtgaatatatattttaagaccAAGGGAGAGTTgatgttgaggatgaagaaatggacTTTAGAGTGGAAGTTTGAGTACAAGACTGTCTCTTCTAACAAGTCAAGAGTGTTATTGAGTTGTGTTGATGACAATTGCACGTGGAGGATGCGTGCTACTAAGCTACCTCTTTCAGACTTTTTCGTTGTTAAAAAGTATGTTCATGAGCATACATGCGATACAACACACAGGAATGCCAACCACAGACAAGCATCTGCAAGACAAGCAGCAAAGTTGTTGGGTTCTTTGATTTGCAGCAATTATGGAGAAAAGAAGGAAGGTCTCAAACCGAAACAGATCATTGAACAGGTCAGGATTCTGCATGGCGTTCACATCAATTACAAACAAGCTTGGAGAGGGAAAGAAGAAGCTCAGTTTTTGGTTAGAGGGACTTCTGAAGACAGCTATTACAATTTGTTTAGGCGGTTGTACAAAGCCACAGAGACAAACCCTGGTTCGTTAACTTA is part of the Brassica oleracea var. oleracea cultivar TO1000 unplaced genomic scaffold, BOL UnpScaffold03975, whole genome shotgun sequence genome and harbors:
- the LOC106321929 gene encoding uncharacterized protein LOC106321929, with amino-acid sequence MKKWTLEWKFEYKTVSSNKSRVLLSCVDDNCTWRMRATKLPLSDFFVVKKYVHEHTCDTTHRNANHRQASARQAAKLLGSLICSNYGEKKEGLKPKQIIEQVRILHGVHINYKQAWRGKEEAQFLVRGTSEDSYYNLFRRLYKATETNPGSLTYQQVDAAGKFKYAFVAFGPSIRGFSLMRKVIAVDDRANSIASALEDVYPLSHHGICRIHLLRNITPTYSKTGLLPLVESAADAYTCYEFWLIFKDIKG